The Streptomyces europaeiscabiei genome window below encodes:
- the paaZ gene encoding phenylacetic acid degradation bifunctional protein PaaZ — translation MAAKLHSYLAGAWYEAPDEGRPLLDAATGVEVARLSRRPVDAAAALRHAREVGGPALRELTFHQRAGLLKSLGKYLTAHTDEFHTLSTRTGATRRDSALDVDGGIAVLFVYGGKGTKELPDGHVLPDGDMEPLGRQGTFGVRHLHVPRLGAAVQINAFNFPVWGMLEKLAPALLAGLPSVVKPAGQTAYLTELVFRRIIESGILPEGAVQLVCAPPDGILDALTGQDLLSVTGSAATARTLRSHPVVVGSAVRFNAEADSLNCAVLGPDATPGTPEFDLFTKTLVTEMTVKAGQKCTAIRRALVPTGLVDAVQEAVSAELDGICVGNPADPTVAMGPLAGLGQREEVLRALKALTVAARVVHGDTDRFDVLDCDRTRGAFLPPLLLRCDDPGRAEPHEVEAFGPVTTLLPYDGTAAHAVALAVRGEGSLVASIVTHDPDFARETVLGAAPWHGRLHLLDRTDAAESTGHGSPLPHTVHGGPGRAGGGEELGGIRGVLHHMQRTAVQGPPDTLAMLTEHRPETPAQAE, via the coding sequence GTGGCCGCGAAACTGCACAGCTACCTCGCCGGCGCCTGGTACGAGGCACCCGACGAGGGCCGACCCCTGCTGGACGCGGCGACCGGCGTCGAGGTGGCCCGGCTCTCGCGGCGCCCCGTCGACGCCGCCGCCGCGCTGCGTCACGCGCGGGAGGTGGGCGGCCCCGCCCTGCGGGAGCTGACCTTCCACCAGCGCGCCGGTCTGCTCAAGTCGCTGGGCAAGTACCTGACCGCGCACACGGACGAGTTCCACACGCTGTCGACCCGCACCGGAGCGACCCGCCGCGACTCCGCCCTCGACGTCGACGGCGGCATCGCGGTGCTGTTCGTCTACGGCGGCAAGGGCACCAAAGAACTGCCCGACGGTCATGTCCTGCCCGACGGCGACATGGAACCGCTCGGCAGGCAGGGCACCTTCGGGGTACGCCACCTCCACGTACCGAGGCTGGGCGCGGCCGTCCAGATCAACGCGTTCAACTTCCCCGTGTGGGGCATGCTGGAGAAGCTCGCGCCGGCCCTGCTGGCGGGACTGCCGTCCGTCGTGAAACCCGCGGGACAGACGGCCTACCTGACGGAACTGGTGTTCCGCCGCATCATCGAGTCGGGCATCCTTCCCGAAGGCGCCGTACAGCTGGTCTGCGCCCCGCCCGACGGCATCCTCGACGCACTCACCGGACAGGACCTGCTCAGCGTCACCGGCTCCGCAGCCACCGCCCGGACCCTGCGCAGCCACCCCGTCGTCGTCGGCAGCGCCGTCCGCTTCAACGCCGAAGCCGATTCCCTGAACTGCGCTGTCCTGGGACCCGACGCCACCCCCGGCACCCCCGAGTTCGACCTGTTCACGAAGACCCTGGTCACCGAGATGACCGTCAAGGCAGGGCAGAAGTGCACCGCGATCCGCCGCGCCCTGGTGCCGACCGGACTCGTCGACGCCGTACAGGAAGCAGTTTCTGCCGAGCTGGACGGCATCTGTGTCGGCAACCCCGCCGATCCTACGGTCGCCATGGGTCCACTGGCCGGGCTCGGGCAGCGGGAGGAGGTACTGCGCGCACTCAAGGCACTCACGGTGGCGGCCCGCGTCGTCCACGGAGACACCGACCGGTTCGACGTCCTGGACTGCGACCGCACACGCGGCGCCTTTCTCCCCCCACTGCTGCTGCGCTGCGACGACCCCGGCCGCGCCGAACCACACGAGGTCGAGGCGTTCGGCCCCGTGACCACTCTGCTGCCGTACGACGGAACCGCCGCCCACGCGGTCGCGCTGGCCGTACGCGGAGAGGGCAGCCTCGTCGCCTCGATCGTCACGCACGACCCCGACTTCGCGCGTGAGACCGTACTCGGGGCGGCCCCCTGGCACGGCCGTCTGCACCTCCTCGACCGCACCGACGCCGCGGAGTCCACCGGCCACGGCTCACCACTGCCGCACACCGTGCACGGCGGCCCCGGCCGGGCGGGCGGCGGTGAGGAGCTCGGCGGCATCCGTGGCGTGCTGCACCACATGCAGCGCACCGCTGTCCAGGGCCCACCCGACACCCTCGCGATGCTCACCGAGCACCGTCCCGAAACCCCTGCTCAAGCGGAGTGA
- a CDS encoding FG-GAP-like repeat-containing protein encodes MHGQTHRRTRRRTYALAAATVATATATTAALALTLAPAAAAAPRTEPAPQPTPVTSDFNGDGYADLAVGVPDATVNGKAKAGYVNLVWGGAKGLGRDGSIRVSQATAEVPGAPEKGDRFGASVALADLNGDGDAELIIGAPGEDVDGRGTDAGAVTVVGGAKHGTGPGSTALTGPSAKSAYGWSVAAADLTGDNQRDLVVGGRDKVVLRAVVDNGEDVVTTTVVAAPMGGRAPVLATGDFTADGTDDLALAYHTVNDPYTQSHVRLWSWNEAERRMDNTWNSDNGAASALAVGDFDGDGLDDLALGECREIADENIDDPCGPESYAKGGGIHIEYGDKNGSFGYRSQTLNQDTVGVYGVAEDGDRFGASLAVLDWNRDGRDDLIAGAPGEAIGTRKAAGAATLLLGHAGGIVDKFGEATSVQYHQDRPRVPGVAETNDAFGTAVATGDYDNDGTPDTAVGAPGENARSGGVWVFPKTSVTSSRALTPKNLGLPSPTTALSYGRYLSSH; translated from the coding sequence GTGCACGGACAGACGCACAGACGGACGCGCAGACGGACGTACGCCCTGGCCGCCGCCACCGTGGCGACCGCCACCGCCACCACGGCGGCCCTCGCCCTGACCCTCGCCCCGGCCGCGGCCGCCGCTCCTCGCACCGAGCCCGCCCCGCAGCCCACCCCCGTGACCAGCGACTTCAACGGTGACGGCTACGCGGACCTCGCCGTCGGCGTCCCCGACGCGACCGTGAACGGCAAGGCGAAGGCCGGCTATGTGAACCTCGTCTGGGGCGGCGCGAAGGGCCTGGGCAGGGACGGAAGCATTCGGGTCAGCCAGGCCACCGCCGAGGTCCCCGGCGCCCCCGAGAAGGGCGACCGCTTCGGCGCGTCCGTCGCGCTGGCGGACCTGAACGGCGACGGCGACGCGGAGCTGATCATCGGCGCGCCCGGTGAGGACGTCGACGGGCGTGGCACGGACGCGGGCGCGGTCACCGTCGTAGGGGGCGCGAAGCACGGCACGGGCCCGGGGTCCACGGCCCTCACCGGCCCGTCGGCGAAGTCGGCGTACGGCTGGTCGGTGGCAGCGGCCGACCTCACCGGTGACAACCAGAGGGACCTGGTGGTCGGCGGCCGCGACAAGGTCGTCCTGCGCGCCGTCGTCGACAACGGCGAGGACGTCGTCACCACCACCGTCGTGGCCGCCCCCATGGGCGGTCGCGCCCCCGTCCTCGCCACCGGCGACTTCACCGCCGACGGCACGGACGACCTGGCCCTCGCCTACCACACGGTCAACGACCCCTACACCCAGTCGCACGTCCGGCTGTGGTCGTGGAACGAGGCCGAGCGGCGCATGGACAACACCTGGAACTCCGACAACGGCGCCGCCTCCGCACTCGCCGTAGGCGACTTCGACGGCGACGGCCTGGACGACCTGGCCCTCGGCGAGTGCCGCGAGATAGCTGACGAGAACATCGACGACCCGTGCGGCCCGGAGTCGTACGCCAAGGGCGGCGGCATCCACATCGAGTACGGCGACAAGAACGGCTCCTTCGGCTACCGCTCCCAGACCCTCAACCAGGACACCGTCGGCGTCTACGGCGTCGCCGAGGACGGCGACCGCTTCGGCGCCTCCCTCGCCGTACTGGACTGGAACCGCGACGGCCGCGACGACCTGATCGCGGGCGCCCCCGGCGAGGCCATCGGCACCCGCAAGGCGGCCGGCGCGGCCACCCTGCTGCTGGGCCACGCCGGCGGCATCGTCGACAAGTTCGGCGAAGCGACCTCCGTCCAGTACCACCAGGACCGTCCCCGCGTCCCCGGCGTGGCGGAGACGAACGACGCCTTCGGCACGGCCGTCGCCACCGGCGACTACGACAACGACGGCACTCCGGACACGGCCGTCGGCGCTCCGGGCGAGAACGCGAGGTCCGGCGGCGTCTGGGTCTTCCCGAAGACCTCCGTGACGAGCTCGCGCGCCCTCACCCCGAAGAACCTCGGCCTCCCGTCCCCCACGACGGCACTGTCGTACGGCAGGTACCTGAGCAGCCACTGA
- a CDS encoding gamma carbonic anhydrase family protein — MPVYALGPCEPDIHPRAFVHPDAVVIGSVRIGAEASVWPGAVLRGDLGGRIEVGARTSIQDGTVVHTTEQWPTVIGPECVVGHNAHLEGCTVERHCLIGSGSVVLNRATVREGALVGACALVPEDFEIPPRTMALGVPVRLRETEVDPSWVEYAVRTYADAAAHYQRNLRRIDR; from the coding sequence ATGCCGGTCTACGCCCTCGGGCCCTGCGAGCCGGACATTCACCCCCGTGCCTTCGTCCACCCCGACGCCGTCGTGATCGGGAGTGTGCGGATCGGCGCGGAAGCCAGTGTCTGGCCCGGTGCCGTACTGCGCGGAGACCTCGGCGGACGCATCGAGGTGGGCGCCCGCACCAGCATCCAGGACGGCACCGTGGTGCACACCACCGAGCAGTGGCCGACCGTGATCGGCCCCGAGTGCGTGGTCGGCCACAACGCCCACCTGGAGGGCTGCACCGTGGAGCGTCACTGCCTCATCGGCTCCGGTTCCGTCGTCCTCAACCGGGCCACCGTGCGCGAGGGCGCCCTGGTCGGCGCCTGCGCACTCGTCCCCGAGGACTTCGAGATCCCGCCCAGGACCATGGCCCTCGGCGTCCCGGTACGGCTGCGCGAGACAGAGGTCGACCCCTCCTGGGTGGAGTACGCCGTACGCACCTACGCCGATGCGGCCGCGCACTATCAGCGCAACCTCCGGCGCATCGACCGCTGA
- a CDS encoding phosphoribosyltransferase: MSAEEAVTGGDAIVRENLTYEAFGTAVRELAQTIADDGYEPDIVLSIARGGVFVAGGLAYALDCKNIHLVNVEFYTGVGTTLDMPVMLAPVPNAIDFSDKKVLITDDVADTGKTLKLVHDFCLDAVAEVRSAVIYEKSHSLVKCEYVWKRTDDSVWINFPWSVEPPITRKHTTVLDA, from the coding sequence GTGAGCGCCGAGGAGGCCGTGACGGGCGGCGACGCGATCGTCCGCGAGAACCTCACCTACGAGGCGTTCGGCACCGCCGTACGCGAACTCGCGCAGACCATCGCCGACGACGGGTACGAGCCCGACATAGTGCTGTCCATCGCCCGGGGCGGCGTGTTCGTCGCCGGCGGGCTCGCCTACGCCCTGGACTGCAAGAACATCCACCTCGTGAACGTGGAGTTCTACACCGGTGTCGGCACGACCCTCGACATGCCCGTCATGCTCGCGCCCGTCCCGAACGCGATCGACTTCTCCGACAAGAAGGTCCTGATCACGGACGACGTCGCCGACACGGGCAAGACGCTCAAGCTCGTCCACGACTTCTGCCTCGACGCCGTGGCCGAGGTCCGGTCCGCCGTGATCTATGAGAAGTCCCACTCCCTCGTGAAGTGCGAGTACGTGTGGAAGCGGACCGATGACTCGGTCTGGATTAATTTCCCATGGTCGGTTGAGCCGCCCATCACCAGGAAGCACACCACCGTTTTGGACGCGTAA
- a CDS encoding PaaX family transcriptional regulator — translation MVSRRRELGDVSARSLLMTMLGEYVLPHGRPVWTSALVEALATFGVEEKSARQALARTAAEGWLASERVGRRVRWVLTPPGRRMLTEGAQRIYDFGSGERTWDGTWLMVLVSVPEAKRDLRHRVRTRLTWAGFGSPEPGVWITPRADRETEALGVLKELGLADDAMSFTAAYGAVGSEAAMVARAWDLSEVEDRYEAFIDEFTGLHPADGDSALHAQTMLVHEWRRFPFLDPRLPSKLLPAGWSGAKAAELFHGRHAEWGPAALERWRELTEDHGHV, via the coding sequence GTGGTCAGCCGGCGCCGCGAGCTCGGCGACGTCAGCGCGCGCTCGCTGCTGATGACCATGCTGGGCGAGTACGTGCTCCCCCATGGCCGCCCGGTGTGGACGTCGGCGCTGGTGGAGGCGCTGGCGACGTTCGGAGTCGAGGAGAAGTCGGCCCGCCAGGCGCTCGCCCGGACCGCGGCGGAGGGCTGGCTGGCCTCGGAGCGGGTGGGCCGCCGGGTGCGCTGGGTCCTCACCCCGCCGGGCCGGCGGATGCTGACCGAGGGCGCACAGCGCATCTACGACTTCGGCAGCGGCGAGCGCACCTGGGACGGCACCTGGCTGATGGTCCTGGTGTCCGTGCCGGAGGCGAAGCGGGACCTGCGGCACCGGGTGCGCACCCGGCTCACCTGGGCCGGCTTCGGCTCCCCGGAACCCGGCGTGTGGATCACGCCCCGCGCCGACCGCGAGACGGAGGCCCTCGGCGTCCTGAAGGAACTCGGGCTCGCCGACGACGCGATGTCCTTCACCGCCGCGTACGGCGCCGTGGGCAGTGAGGCGGCCATGGTGGCCCGCGCCTGGGACCTCAGCGAGGTCGAGGACCGCTACGAAGCCTTCATCGACGAGTTCACCGGGCTGCACCCCGCCGACGGCGACTCCGCCCTGCACGCCCAGACCATGCTGGTGCACGAGTGGCGCCGCTTTCCGTTCCTCGACCCGCGCCTGCCGTCGAAGTTGCTGCCCGCGGGCTGGAGCGGCGCCAAGGCGGCCGAACTCTTTCACGGCAGGCACGCCGAATGGGGCCCGGCGGCGCTGGAGCGGTGGAGGGAGTTGACCGAGGACCACGGCCACGTCTGA
- a CDS encoding nuclear transport factor 2 family protein, which produces MAEHPNAALVRKGYDAFTRGDMDTLRGLMASDCTHHVPGSHLLSGDYKGQDSMIGLYQRLFEETDGTFSVDLSHICVDGRGHAVSVHRYTAERAGKRIEQNGCLVFRIVGDKITDIDECQEDMDKENEFWS; this is translated from the coding sequence ATGGCCGAACACCCGAACGCAGCGCTCGTCCGCAAGGGCTACGACGCCTTCACCCGAGGCGACATGGACACCCTCCGCGGTCTGATGGCCTCGGACTGCACGCACCACGTCCCCGGCAGCCACCTCCTGTCGGGCGACTACAAGGGCCAGGACTCGATGATCGGCCTGTACCAGCGGCTCTTCGAGGAGACCGACGGAACCTTCAGCGTCGACCTCAGCCACATCTGTGTGGACGGCCGGGGCCACGCCGTCTCCGTGCACCGCTACACGGCCGAGCGGGCCGGCAAGCGGATCGAGCAGAACGGCTGCCTCGTCTTCCGGATCGTCGGGGACAAGATCACGGACATCGACGAGTGCCAGGAGGACATGGACAAGGAGAACGAGTTCTGGTCGTAG
- a CDS encoding Yip1 family protein: MSQLGSKAGPVGPGPARCSPGPGTFDDVAGFRIGRGRDNGAPQARPQNPPYGQQAPQAGGPSYGYPQTPPGPPYGGGRSGGQGGWPQTHGGGHPGNHGTRGNHGGHGEPEYFGDDGTHPHPQGGGADPYAANNPGHTQMFSVGEDPYQQGDTYRAGNTPAAPLGPRLPWKALLKGIVTSPNQTFLVMRDYAVWGPALIVTFLYGLLAVFGFDGAREDAINATLSNAVPIVLVTAVTMVVSTFILGVVTHTLARQIGGDGAWQPTVGLSMLIMSLTDAPRLVVAMFAGGDASFVQILGWITWVAAGALLTLMVSKSHDLPWPKALGASAIQLVAILSLIKLGTF; the protein is encoded by the coding sequence ATGTCACAGCTCGGCAGCAAAGCCGGGCCGGTTGGCCCCGGCCCGGCACGCTGCAGCCCGGGACCAGGTACGTTCGATGACGTGGCTGGATTCAGGATCGGACGCGGCCGGGACAACGGCGCTCCTCAAGCGCGACCGCAAAACCCTCCGTACGGACAGCAGGCCCCGCAGGCCGGCGGCCCGTCGTACGGCTACCCCCAGACGCCCCCAGGGCCGCCGTACGGCGGCGGCCGGAGCGGCGGTCAGGGCGGCTGGCCGCAGACGCACGGCGGGGGGCACCCCGGCAATCACGGGACTCGCGGCAACCACGGGGGCCACGGCGAGCCGGAGTACTTCGGCGACGACGGCACGCACCCCCACCCCCAGGGTGGCGGCGCGGACCCGTACGCCGCCAACAACCCGGGTCACACGCAGATGTTCTCGGTCGGCGAGGACCCGTACCAGCAGGGCGACACCTACCGCGCGGGCAACACCCCGGCGGCGCCGCTCGGCCCGCGGCTGCCGTGGAAGGCCCTCCTCAAGGGCATCGTCACCAGCCCGAACCAGACGTTCCTGGTGATGCGCGACTACGCGGTGTGGGGCCCCGCCCTGATCGTGACGTTCCTGTACGGCCTGCTGGCCGTCTTCGGCTTCGACGGCGCCCGCGAGGACGCGATCAACGCGACGCTCTCGAACGCCGTACCGATCGTCCTCGTCACAGCCGTCACGATGGTGGTGAGCACCTTCATCCTGGGCGTGGTCACCCACACCCTGGCCCGCCAGATCGGCGGCGACGGCGCCTGGCAGCCCACGGTCGGCCTCTCCATGCTGATCATGTCCCTCACGGACGCGCCCCGCCTGGTCGTCGCCATGTTCGCGGGCGGCGACGCCTCCTTCGTCCAGATCCTCGGCTGGATCACCTGGGTCGCCGCCGGCGCGCTCCTGACCCTGATGGTCTCCAAGTCCCACGACCTCCCCTGGCCCAAGGCCCTGGGCGCCTCGGCGATCCAGCTGGTCGCGATCCTGTCGCTGATCAAGCTGGGCACGTTCTAG
- a CDS encoding YcxB family protein, producing the protein MDSKGGDPSHQHTDSGTAVEFVYRPTAADFEEALRARARRSPSGRAQALMAPLVALIAVSVFSVLQDAPLPVWIISLVLAVPVAFWATVRGLRTMARRMFSIVEPYGQCRMVADDHGAVSTGERVSFTVDWTVFREYLETPGLFVLLGGDRAAGVAVLPKRGAQDRGDVDRLRAILDRNLKRL; encoded by the coding sequence ATGGACAGCAAGGGCGGGGACCCCTCACACCAGCACACGGATTCCGGTACGGCCGTGGAGTTCGTCTACAGGCCAACGGCAGCGGACTTCGAAGAGGCGCTCCGTGCACGAGCTCGACGGTCACCGTCGGGGCGGGCCCAGGCCCTCATGGCGCCGCTCGTGGCGCTAATCGCCGTGAGCGTCTTCTCGGTTCTCCAGGATGCCCCGCTGCCCGTGTGGATCATCTCGCTGGTACTCGCCGTGCCAGTTGCGTTCTGGGCCACTGTGCGAGGGCTGCGCACCATGGCCCGCCGGATGTTCAGCATCGTGGAGCCGTACGGGCAGTGCCGCATGGTGGCCGACGACCACGGCGCGGTCAGCACCGGCGAGCGGGTGTCCTTCACCGTGGACTGGACGGTGTTCCGGGAGTATCTGGAGACGCCCGGGCTCTTCGTGCTGCTGGGTGGCGACCGCGCGGCCGGAGTTGCGGTGCTGCCCAAGCGGGGCGCCCAGGACCGCGGTGACGTTGACCGGCTTCGGGCGATCCTGGACCGGAACCTGAAGCGGCTCTAG
- a CDS encoding lamin tail domain-containing protein, whose product MSASSLITGRRLVAAVLAAGAAIGVAALPAPAADHDRSARPKVEISAVQYDSPGRDDRSRRSLNKEWVELTNTTRRTVNLDGWTLEEDEDGHTYTFDHYRLAGRATVRIHTGQGRDTRTDLFQDRRNYVWDNRSDTATLRNDRGRFIDNESWGHNRHHGDNRHHGDNRHHGDNRHHGDNRH is encoded by the coding sequence ATGTCTGCTTCCTCTCTCATCACCGGCCGCCGCCTGGTTGCTGCTGTGCTCGCGGCCGGCGCTGCCATCGGGGTGGCGGCGCTGCCGGCACCGGCCGCCGACCACGACCGCAGCGCCCGCCCGAAGGTGGAGATCTCGGCCGTCCAGTACGACTCCCCGGGACGCGACGACCGCTCGCGCCGGTCGCTGAACAAGGAGTGGGTGGAGCTGACCAACACCACACGCCGAACCGTCAACCTCGACGGCTGGACTCTCGAAGAAGACGAGGACGGCCACACCTACACCTTCGACCACTACCGCCTGGCCGGCCGCGCCACGGTCCGCATTCACACGGGCCAGGGCCGCGACACCCGCACCGACCTCTTCCAGGACCGCCGCAACTACGTGTGGGACAACCGCTCCGACACCGCCACCCTGCGCAACGACCGCGGCCGCTTCATCGACAACGAGTCCTGGGGCCACAACCGCCACCACGGTGACAACCGCCACCACGGTGACAACCGCCACCACGGTGACAACCGCCACCACGGCGACAACCGCCACTGA
- the dcd gene encoding dCTP deaminase — MLLSDKDIRAEIDAGRVRIDPYDESMVQPSSVDVRLDRFFRVFENHRYPHIDPSVEQADLTRLVEPEGDEPFILHPGEFVLASTYEVISLPDDLASRLEGKSSLGRLGLVTHSTAGFIDPGFSGHVTLELSNLATLPIKLWPGMKIGQLCLFRLSSPAEFPYGSERYGSRYQGQRGPTASRSFLNFHRTQV, encoded by the coding sequence GTGCTTCTCTCAGACAAGGACATCCGGGCCGAGATCGACGCCGGTCGGGTGCGGATCGATCCGTACGACGAATCCATGGTGCAGCCGTCGAGTGTCGACGTGCGTCTCGACCGCTTCTTCCGGGTGTTCGAGAACCACCGGTACCCGCACATCGACCCGTCCGTCGAACAGGCCGATCTCACGCGGCTCGTGGAGCCCGAGGGGGATGAGCCGTTCATCCTGCATCCGGGCGAGTTCGTGCTCGCGAGTACGTACGAGGTCATCAGCCTCCCCGACGATCTCGCCTCGCGGCTGGAGGGGAAGAGCTCTCTGGGGCGGCTCGGGCTCGTCACCCACTCCACCGCCGGGTTCATCGACCCCGGCTTCTCCGGGCATGTGACGCTCGAACTGTCGAATCTCGCGACGCTTCCCATCAAGCTCTGGCCGGGCATGAAGATCGGGCAGCTGTGCCTGTTCCGGCTCAGTTCGCCGGCCGAGTTCCCGTACGGCAGCGAGCGGTACGGGTCCCGCTACCAGGGGCAGCGCGGGCCGACCGCCTCCCGGTCCTTCCTCAACTTCCACCGGACCCAGGTGTGA
- a CDS encoding transposase, which translates to MLVVRAEKRRKFTTEFREGAVRIVTETGKPVPEVAEDLGINETTPASWVSRAKRAGKATAEDRDALIARLTAENAALKKENKELGMEYELRTPQPALCVSDLVAICSTLGACHMKCVSPLETNEGRVAQSDTRRPSRWPLDPDL; encoded by the coding sequence ATGTTGGTTGTCAGGGCGGAGAAGCGTCGCAAGTTCACGACAGAGTTTCGTGAGGGGGCGGTACGGATCGTGACGGAGACCGGGAAGCCGGTCCCCGAGGTCGCGGAGGACCTGGGGATCAACGAGACGACGCCGGCGAGCTGGGTCTCGCGGGCGAAGCGGGCCGGGAAGGCGACCGCCGAGGACAGGGACGCGTTGATCGCGCGGCTGACGGCGGAGAACGCGGCGTTGAAGAAGGAGAACAAGGAGCTGGGGATGGAGTACGAACTCCGCACCCCGCAACCGGCCCTTTGCGTAAGCGACTTGGTCGCCATTTGCTCAACCCTTGGCGCGTGTCACATGAAATGCGTCTCACCATTGGAGACGAACGAGGGTCGGGTGGCGCAAAGTGATACCCGGAGGCCCTCGAGATGGCCGCTCGACCCCGACTTATAG
- a CDS encoding DNA alkylation repair protein produces the protein MTTGALQELRSELRDHAEPRVRAQLVRVLSPADDDELLGVRVPVMRELARQYRELPLTDVDVLLHSRVHEERFAGLLVLAERMRSARGADRTELVDFYLARTDCVDNWDLVDGSAHVVLGPWLLDGPLDVLDDLAGSARLWDRRIAVLATLALIRAGRFEPTFRLVLRLRRDPEPLIHKALGWMLREIGRRDERVMVDFLDRNHAELPRITVRYATERVAPGLRARFVRTR, from the coding sequence ATGACGACTGGCGCCCTTCAGGAACTACGGTCCGAGCTGAGGGATCATGCGGAGCCCCGCGTTCGGGCGCAGCTGGTGCGGGTGCTCAGCCCCGCGGACGACGACGAGCTGCTCGGTGTGCGCGTTCCGGTGATGCGCGAACTGGCCCGGCAGTACCGGGAGTTGCCCCTGACGGACGTGGACGTTCTGCTGCACAGCCGGGTGCATGAGGAGCGGTTCGCAGGTCTGCTGGTCCTGGCCGAGCGGATGCGCAGTGCGCGGGGTGCCGACCGGACGGAGCTGGTCGATTTCTATCTGGCACGCACCGATTGCGTGGACAACTGGGATCTGGTGGATGGTTCCGCGCATGTCGTGCTGGGGCCGTGGCTCCTGGACGGACCGTTGGATGTGCTGGACGACCTGGCCGGCTCGGCGCGGCTGTGGGACCGCAGGATCGCTGTGCTGGCCACGTTGGCACTGATCCGGGCCGGCCGCTTCGAGCCGACCTTCCGGCTCGTCCTCAGGCTGCGCCGGGATCCGGAGCCGCTGATCCACAAGGCGTTGGGGTGGATGCTGAGGGAGATCGGCCGCCGGGACGAGCGGGTGATGGTGGACTTCCTCGACCGGAACCATGCCGAGCTGCCGCGGATCACCGTGCGGTACGCGACCGAGCGCGTGGCACCGGGCCTGCGGGCCCGGTTCGTGAGGACGCGGTAG
- a CDS encoding S1 domain-containing protein: protein MPEFSWPDRSQVPAPDAVDRSWPATVSALPLGSQVSGRVIGRQPFGVFLLLDGIPNAVGLAEITAMPHHMELPAVGAAVAGEVIWHADHNRQVKIRLDEWHVPS from the coding sequence ATGCCCGAGTTCAGTTGGCCGGACCGCTCCCAGGTGCCTGCTCCGGATGCCGTAGACCGGAGCTGGCCAGCAACCGTCTCTGCACTGCCGCTTGGATCTCAGGTCAGCGGACGAGTCATCGGCCGACAGCCGTTCGGCGTCTTCCTTCTGCTCGATGGCATACCGAATGCCGTCGGCCTCGCCGAGATCACCGCTATGCCTCACCACATGGAACTGCCCGCCGTGGGCGCCGCTGTCGCCGGTGAGGTGATCTGGCACGCAGATCACAACCGTCAGGTGAAGATCAGACTCGATGAATGGCACGTACCCAGCTGA
- a CDS encoding DUF6417 family protein, which translates to MVARAWRAAGCVDPVTDEDEQVDLDGTEFAPMDHTAERLAFLALAEAHGLLSLLLTVAQDDGPVSSQADRPACAGDRRTHPVRELTSSATAALKTV; encoded by the coding sequence GTGGTGGCGCGTGCCTGGCGGGCGGCTGGATGCGTTGACCCCGTCACGGATGAAGACGAGCAAGTCGACCTTGATGGGACCGAGTTCGCCCCCATGGATCACACCGCCGAGCGGCTGGCCTTTCTGGCACTGGCCGAGGCACACGGTCTGCTCTCGCTGCTGTTGACCGTCGCCCAGGACGACGGGCCGGTCTCGTCGCAGGCGGACCGGCCGGCCTGCGCGGGAGATCGCCGCACACATCCCGTCAGAGAACTGACTTCGTCGGCGACAGCGGCCCTGAAAACCGTGTGA